The proteins below are encoded in one region of Carassius auratus strain Wakin unplaced genomic scaffold, ASM336829v1 scaf_tig00031992, whole genome shotgun sequence:
- the LOC113080781 gene encoding uncharacterized protein LOC113080781, whose translation MSPGVLWMLVNVFLVLGVSGVGTGEESVFVKEGDSVTLHTNIEANQQETMRWYFNGNQIAIINGEKREICSEDECKERFRDRLKLDHQTGSLTIRDIRITDSGEYKLVIINTGSVSDKIFSVSVHGVSAAQRDEMKRKSVKERESVTLDPGVIKNPNDVMKWYFKDSLIAEITGDQRKICSDDECKERFRDRLKLNNQTGSLTIMNITNTDSGDYTLQIIIISSNFSISRISTVLTVIGEYK comes from the exons ATGAGTCCTGGCGTTTTGTGGATGTTGGTGAATGTTTTTCTCGTGCTTG GTGTGTCTGGTGTTGGTACAGGTGAAGAGTCAGTGTTTgtgaaggagggagattcagtcactctacacactaaTATTGAAGCAAATCAACAAGAAACGATGAGATGGTATTTTAATGGCAATCAAATCGCTATAATCAATggagaaaagagagaaatctGTTCAGAGGATgagtgtaaagagagattcagagacagactgaagctggatcatcagactggatctctgaccatcagagaCATCAgaatcacagactctggagaatataaactagTGATAATCAACACCGGCAGCGTCAGTGACAAGATCTTCAGTGTTTCTGTACATG gtgtttctgcTGCTCAACGAGATGAAATGAAGAGAAAGTCAGTGAAGGAGAGAGAATCTGTTACTTTAGATCCTGGAGTAATAAAAAACCCAAATGATGTGATGAAGTGGTATTTTAAGGACTctctcatcgctgaaatcactggagatcagaggaagatctgttcagatgatgagtgtaaagagagattcagagacagactgaagctgaacaatcagactggatctctgaccatcatgaacatcacaaacacagactctggagattaTACACTAcagatcatcatcatcagcagcaaCTTCAGTATTAGCAGAATATCAACTGTATTAACGGTCATTGGTGAGTATAAATGA